In SAR202 cluster bacterium, the genomic stretch TGGTCACTGGATAGAGCGTTCAAGTAAAGCTAATGAAGAACGTAAAATAATCGAAAATGAAATAATTAAAGAAATGCCAGATTCAGATGAACAAGATATTAGGAGTGAGCTTCGAAAAAGAACCCGAAACAAATATCCTGAATGGCAAATAGAAACAGCAAAAGAACTAGCCAATCTTTTACAATAACTTTTAATTATGCGCTTATATCATCATTGTTAATACCTAACTTAATAACACTCTGATATGATTAATATATGAGAATCATACGTATTAAATTCATAGTTTTACTATTTATTCTGTCATTAATTTCAGTATCGTGTAATTCTAATCAATCTGTACCAAAATCTATGCCTGATATAGAAGCTACAGTTCAAACCAGATTAGATGAAGCAGTTCGTCTCGCAATATTATCTACCCCAACCCCTACTCCCACATTGGTTCCAACTCCGACTGCTACTCCAACTCCGACCCCTACTGCCACTCCAACTCCGGCCCCTACTGCCACTCCAACTCCGACCCCTACTGCCACTCCAACTCCGACCCCTACTGCCACTCCAACTCCTTTACCTTCACCCACCCCAACACCAATGGTTGTTGTTGTTAGAGCTGACCAAACAGCAATACCTAAGTTTATTCCTTTATCTTCTTCAGAAATGAAAGATATACTTTCAGTAATTTATGAAGAAAATCCACGTGCTTATTCAACTTCAAATTCATTTTCACTAGATATAAATACTGGGAAAATGGAAGCAACCACCACCACCCAAGACTATTTAGATGAAATAAATACTATTTTTAATACTGGCTATTGGTTAGTAACAGGAGAGTCTCCATTACATTTTATTCCGTCCGTATTGCCAAAAGAAAAATGGCCTTCTGATGTTGAAGATATTGCTTCAGGATATTGTTGTGAACAAAAAAACACACAAATCCAATTTATAGCTGATAGAAATGGAACAGTTACAGAAGTGATTGATACTCTAGCACATGAAGTAGGACATGCCAGACAAACACTTCTTAGACCAGGCCAAATATATTCTGACAGAATAGACTTCACAGAAGCATTAGCATTTTTAATGCAAGCATCTATTGTAAGGGCTATAGGTGAATACACTGAACTGAATACAACAGGTATTCCATCAAATCTTTCAGTAAATACTGGTCAAAAGCAATACAATATAGATGAGTATTTATTTAATTGGGGTAATGACTTAAAAAATGTTACTACAGAAGGAAAAGGGAATCATGAACGAGCTAAATACCTCTTATGGCTAATATTATTATTTGATCCCGAATTTTCAGAATATAAAAACAAAATACTACAAACTAATGCAACTTATCTAAATTCAAGTGAGCTTTATAGTATCTATAATCACCTTTTAGAAAAAGATACTACTGAAATTGTTCCATATACTAATGGGTTATTAAATCAAGCCTCTAATGTTGAAAACTTGGTCACTGGGACATTAAATAAAAGAATTATAAATGGACTCAAGTATGAAGGATTCATCACTGGTACAGGATGGGAAACCGCAGTCTTGATTCCTTAAATTACCATTGCACAAACATTGGCATAATTACATGAATATAAGACTCATCACCTACTGATTTAAAAACACCAGGACTAGAAGGGCTGGTGGTTTCTAGCACTACTTTATCGGACCCTAATATATTTAAAACATCGGTTAAGTATTTCGAACTAAAGGCTATTTTAGATTCGTCACCTTCTGTTTGTGCACTAATTTCCCCAGTATTATCACCAAGTTCTTCTGCTCTAGCAGAAACAATTAATTTATCTTCTTCACCAGATCCTGGAGTGACTTGTAGTCTAACAATTCCACTACCATCTCTCGCAAAAATAGATGCTGATCGAGTAGCTCTAGAAAATTCATTCGCATCAACTATAGCTCTAGTGCTATAATTTTGAGGTATCAATTGGTTGTAATTTGGGAATGAACCAGCAAGGAGTTGAGATGTTAGTTCTATATCACCAGATTTAAAAAGAACTTGATTTTTTGTAGGGGTTATACTCATTTGCACATCAGTTTGAACGTCAGTAATAATGCGTTCAAGCTCGCGAAGTGTTCTAGAAGGAACAATGAAATCAATCGATTCTGAAAGACCCGATTCTATAGAAGATTTATGTACAGCTAATCGGAATCCATCAGCAGCGGCAAAAGTAAGTTGATTGGATTGAATTTCAATCTGCACCCCAGTTAAAACTGGCCGAGAATCCTCAGTAGCAGCTGCAAAAGCCACTTGATTTATTGACTTACGTAATGTAGCTGCTGGTATAGAAACAAGAACATCCCCATCAACAGTAGGAATAGGAGGAAATTCTTCGGCCGAGACTCCTAAAATACGGCATTCAAACTTTCCAGAATGTAATTCAACACCTAATGGAGAATCGGTAAATTTTATAGTTACCTCTCCAGAAGGTAATGAATTTACAAAATCAGAAAAAAGCCTAGCTGGAATAGTAACTTCACCTTCAGTTTCAATTGAAGCACCGATCCAGGTGGTAATAGCTATTTCTAAATTGGTGGCAGTAAGTTTTAGTCTACCAGAATCTGTAGATATAAGTATATTTTGGGTAACAGGCAAGGTTGTTCGCGTCGCGACACCTCTTCCAACTAATGCTAATGCCCTACTTAAGTTTTCTTGCAAGCATGTTAATTGCATAGTTCTCCATCCTTTTTATACTTAGACCTATATAAACTAGGCAACGTTTATTGTTCCCACCATACCTAAAGATTCGTGAGGAACACAATATAATTTAAAACTACCTGCTACACTAGGAGTAACATCTTGCGTTACAGTTTCTCCGGCATTGACATAAACTTCTATACCTAATTCATCAACATTAAATGTATGGAATTCATTTACGTCGGTAAATTCAAGGGTATATGTTTTATTTAAAGTCCAGTCATAAGTTTCTGGTTCAAATATATATGGATTTTCTTTCTGGCCTACTTTAACTAATTCTCCAGCACCAGAAGAAGCTGAAGATGTAGATGATGTATCAGACGTCGATGCTGTAGTAGCTTCGGAATTATATGAAGAATTAGTTTCTGGGAAATTCATATTCTCATTGGGGTCTTCTTCTTCAGGGTCACATGCAATAAATGTGATCGAAAAAGTAAGAATTAGGAGTAATTTAAAAAAATTGTGGGTTAAAAAAGATACCATAAAATATTCACCAACCTATCTAAAGTTTATAAAAATTACATATAAAATTATACCAATAATTAAAAAGTACTGTCTAGACAAATGAAATAAATGATTGTGCGATTTTTCAATAAATCATTAACCTATAAAAAACTCCTGATAGTAAATTAAATTGTATATTCTGTTTAATTTAGTTTTTAATTTATATATAAAAAACACAAATTTTATTAATTAGGAAGGAATACAAGCAATAACCATAATTTCTACTAAAAGTTCTTCTCTATTAAGCATTACTTCTACTGTTGCTCTAGCAGGTTTGTTATTTGTAAAGTATTCTCCATAAACGTCATTATATTCTGCTAAATCTTCTCTTTTAGTCAGATAAGTCGTTGCAGAAAGTACATTATCGAGAGATGTCCCCGCCTTCTCTAATATGACTTTAATCCTTTCAATGGTGTAACTAGTTTGTTCTCTTATATCTTTTCCTAATTCACCAGTCTCTGGATGTGTTCCAGTTTGACCTGAAACAAATACTAAGTCACCAAACTTAGTAGCAGCAGATAAATTCGGATTAGATCTTTCCATGTCGAGTTCTATTATTTCTTTTTGTGGCATTATGTACCTCCCTTTAATTTAATCACTTCATTGTACTGCTAAATTTAATAAATTATTCTTCTCTCAAGTTGTTTTTTCTTACATTCATAGGTAAAATGGCTAATATTCAACTAAGCCCCAGTAGCTCAGTGGATCAGAGCATCGGACTTCTAATCCGTGTGTCGTGGGTTCGAGTCCCACCTGGGGTACCATTAATAATACCCACTACCCTAACTTACTTTTCGAAAGGAAAAATAGATGGTTAATAAAAAATTTGATGACGACAGAGCGTTTAACTTTTTTCCAGTAAATGACAGAGGAGCAAAACCAAGGACAAGCGGAATTACTGAAATACGAGGCCCCAATAGTCTTTGGCCTGTTGGTCCTAATTATATGGAAGATATATTCAAACTCTATGGATATTATGTTGATTCATTCAAATTTGTTGGAGGAACTTACAGGTTGATTCCTCGTGATGTTGTAAAAGAAATGATTGATTTATGTCATAAATATGATGTTATGGTATCTACCGGAGGCTTCACTGAAAGAGTCCTTAAAGGGCCTGATGAACATTTAGATTTATATTTAAAAGAATGTGTTGAACTTGGATTTGATATTGTAGAAATATCAGAAAATAAAATATCCATTGATTATGAAGATATTATACGGGTAATTAAAAAAGTTAAAGAATATGGATTAAAACCAAAACCAGAAGTTGGAGTCATGAGATCTAGTGGATATGGTGGTGATGCAGATTGGGCTGTAGCTAAAGCGGCAAAATATCTAGAAGCTGGCGCATATCTTATTATGATGGAATCAGAGGGTATTACAGAAAACAGTTATATTGGAACAAAAGGCGGTAGTGCTGAAGGATCTATTGATAAAGAATTATGGAATACAGGTATTGTAACAAAGTTTATCAATGCACTCGGTTTAAGAAATATTATGTTCGAAGCTGCTGAAAAAGCAGTATTCACGCATTACATTGAGAATTACGGGCCAGGTGTAAATCTATTTATAGATAACAGTCAAATAGGTGCTTTGGAAGGCGTTCGATCTAATGTCTTCTTTGGGCCTGTAACAGAAAACACTACCACATACAAAGGATAGGCTATGGATATTCAGTCTTTAATGAATAAGATAGATGAGCAGCGAGAAGATTTAATTTCTTTGCATCAAGAATTGGTAAAAATACCTTCTGTTAATACAGGTTTTATGCCAACAGGAAATGAAACTGCAGTATGTAATTTCGTAAAAGATTGGTTAAAAAAACAAGGGATTGAATCAGAAATCCTTGCTAGAGACCCAGATAGAGGCAATATTATTGCAAGTATCGAAGGCAAATCCAAAACAAATGGACTCCTTTTCATGTCACACACCGATGTAGTTCCTGTTGAAGATATCGATAAATGGGAATATGAACCATTTAGTGCAAAACGAGCAAATGGACGGATTTATGGTAGAGGATCCTCTGACTGTAAGGGACTTTTGGCATGCCAACTATTTGCTATGAAAATTATCAAAGAATCCGGTATTCAATTAAATGACAACTTAGTACTCGCTTCAGGTGCCGATGAAGAACATGGTGGTAGATATGGATTTGGCTGGCTTGTTGAAAATCACTTAGAGAAAATTAGTTCCCCCTACGCTGTTAATGAAGGTGGAGGAGAAGCAATACAAACCAAAAGTAACACCACATATGCTGTCGGTGTTGGTGAAAAAGGCAGGCTTCAAATAGAAATAGATGTCAAAGGAAGCAGTGCTCATGCATCTACTCCCTGGCAAGGTGAAAATGCATCATATTTATTGAGACAAGTTCTTGAACGTATCGAAAATTATGAACCCGAAAGAGATACTTCAACAAACTTTTTTGAATATCTTTCATTACTTGCAATTGAGCATAAACCTATGGCGAGCAATATTGATAGTATTATTTCAGAAGTAGAAGAAGATAGTCCTAGACTCGCTTCACGTATGAAAGCATTATCAAGAATGACTGTAACTCCTACAATGCTTTCAGGTGGAATAAAATCAAACAGTGTGCCTGAATCAATTCGACTAACCTGTGATGTTCGTACACTACCTACCCAAAATGAAACTTATTTAAGAAATGAACTTGATAAAATGTTTGAAGGAATACCAAATGTTAGATATGAAATCGACAATATGGCTCTTTCAAACGAATCTAAGTTTGAAACCCCTTTAATGGAAAGTTTAAAACGAGCTACATCATTAGCGGTTGGTGATGACAATATTCAGTATGTTCCAGCTATAAGTACAGGTTTTACAGATTCCAGATTTCTTAGACCTACTGGTACAATTACCTACGGTTTTTCTGGGGCACATCCTGATGATGACCCTATGCTTAGTTTTATTCATGGCACTAACGAGTCTGTAGGAATTAAAAGCCTTATAAATGGAGCCAAGATCATGACAGGGCTTGTCGTTGATATGTTAACCTAATAACTCAATAGTATACTTAACCGATGGAAAACCAACATAGACGATACCATGGATTAGATGCATTACGTGGTATTGCAATGCTCTTGGGAATTGTATTACACGCAGCATTACCTTTTATGGTAGGAATGCCTATATCTATCTGGCCCACTGATAAACATTCTTCTGAATCAATAAATGTGATTTTTGAATTTATTCATATCTGGAGAATGCCCTTGTTTTTTATTCTTGCTGGTTTTTTTGCAAAACTTGTGATCGATAGATATTCCTGGAATT encodes the following:
- the dnaN gene encoding DNA polymerase III subunit beta, coding for MQLTCLQENLSRALALVGRGVATRTTLPVTQNILISTDSGRLKLTATNLEIAITTWIGASIETEGEVTIPARLFSDFVNSLPSGEVTIKFTDSPLGVELHSGKFECRILGVSAEEFPPIPTVDGDVLVSIPAATLRKSINQVAFAAATEDSRPVLTGVQIEIQSNQLTFAAADGFRLAVHKSSIESGLSESIDFIVPSRTLRELERIITDVQTDVQMSITPTKNQVLFKSGDIELTSQLLAGSFPNYNQLIPQNYSTRAIVDANEFSRATRSASIFARDGSGIVRLQVTPGSGEEDKLIVSARAEELGDNTGEISAQTEGDESKIAFSSKYLTDVLNILGSDKVVLETTSPSSPGVFKSVGDESYIHVIMPMFVQW
- a CDS encoding RidA family protein → MPQKEIIELDMERSNPNLSAATKFGDLVFVSGQTGTHPETGELGKDIREQTSYTIERIKVILEKAGTSLDNVLSATTYLTKREDLAEYNDVYGEYFTNNKPARATVEVMLNREELLVEIMVIACIPS
- a CDS encoding phosphosulfolactate synthase, with the translated sequence MVNKKFDDDRAFNFFPVNDRGAKPRTSGITEIRGPNSLWPVGPNYMEDIFKLYGYYVDSFKFVGGTYRLIPRDVVKEMIDLCHKYDVMVSTGGFTERVLKGPDEHLDLYLKECVELGFDIVEISENKISIDYEDIIRVIKKVKEYGLKPKPEVGVMRSSGYGGDADWAVAKAAKYLEAGAYLIMMESEGITENSYIGTKGGSAEGSIDKELWNTGIVTKFINALGLRNIMFEAAEKAVFTHYIENYGPGVNLFIDNSQIGALEGVRSNVFFGPVTENTTTYKG
- a CDS encoding M20/M25/M40 family metallo-hydrolase, encoding MDIQSLMNKIDEQREDLISLHQELVKIPSVNTGFMPTGNETAVCNFVKDWLKKQGIESEILARDPDRGNIIASIEGKSKTNGLLFMSHTDVVPVEDIDKWEYEPFSAKRANGRIYGRGSSDCKGLLACQLFAMKIIKESGIQLNDNLVLASGADEEHGGRYGFGWLVENHLEKISSPYAVNEGGGEAIQTKSNTTYAVGVGEKGRLQIEIDVKGSSAHASTPWQGENASYLLRQVLERIENYEPERDTSTNFFEYLSLLAIEHKPMASNIDSIISEVEEDSPRLASRMKALSRMTVTPTMLSGGIKSNSVPESIRLTCDVRTLPTQNETYLRNELDKMFEGIPNVRYEIDNMALSNESKFETPLMESLKRATSLAVGDDNIQYVPAISTGFTDSRFLRPTGTITYGFSGAHPDDDPMLSFIHGTNESVGIKSLINGAKIMTGLVVDMLT